The DNA sequence CTACTCAGCACCaactttgctttttttttaaaaaaaaaaaaaattgtttacaatACTGGAAGAGTAGATGAAAACAAGCACTTTGCTTTTTAGTTTGGAGACCTTTTTTGTTAACTTGACGATATTGGATACAAGTTTGTGTTGTCAAACTTTTCCTTTTgggaatattttatttgaaatgttTACTTCTATATGCTTTGTTGTTGAATATTCTCTGGGATTAGTAATCTATCATGCATTTCCatctcttcttcacttctttgTCAATTGATATTTCTGCTTATGTGATATGTCTTGTGATAAGTGGTTAACTCAGTTGGTGATTGGTTGAATTAATATTAGTACTTGTTTCAATGTGGTTAGTAGGCATTCATAATTGAAAATTCAATTGTATATTGCGAGTTTGAGATAATAAATTCagtctttaatatatatatatatatatatatatatatatatatatatattaatttcccAGTTAGATGATGTATATGAGAAATTTCCACTGTATTCTGTCCCTTTTAGTTTGAGTCAAACCTAATTTGCTCGTACCACTAGTAGTGTTATTACATATCTACCATTTGCAGTAGCTTGTCAATTTTTTTGTCACAACAATGGCTTCAATATACTAGTATCGTTTGTATTTGTTTTCTCAATCTGCTCTCCACAATGCAATTCCAAGTAGTTGTCTCAGCTTGTGGCAATCCAATTAATGTGACGAAGCACACCAGTATCCTCCCTGATTTCTGCTTCGACAATAACCCAGCTGTATATATCCATATAAATATCAAGCTGGTAGCACCAATAGTACTACTTTGTGGTCACTCCATATTTTTTTAAGCTGGTAGCTGTAtatatccatatttttttttgtttttcattattttcagtAGCACCAATAGTACTACTTTCTGGTCACTCCGTTGACTTATACCCTCGCTAATTTGTTTGTTTGCAAGGTTTAACCTCATGACCCAGTTGGAGGCAGAATGTGGTCCTGCACCTTTCTGCCACACTCCAATGTGTGAATTATCAGCATCTAGCCTGCATGATATTATGCTTTAGGATATTGTCACAAACACAGAAACTAATTTGTCCCAAGTCATATAAAATACTGCATAAATTATTTGAAGATTTGTTTCTTTGATTATcgctttttcttgttttgttcttttgtttAGAAGGATTCCTTGTCCTTCTtctctttgtaattttttcacttcaacttattatatttcttcatcattactattattattattatttaaattgagcTTACCTTGgtcttttacttatttttcttttgacttaAAAGCAAGACATTGCCCCTGCTAATTATCCAATTTTGTCATCAATTTACTAGTTCCTTATTGAATTTTGTATACGCAGATGACCCTTCATTTATGGCTTCCTGTTTAGAATGCTTACATTCAAATAAGTGCTTGAAAGTGGATAATTGATGAGCATTCAATGTCTTGTGACCTGGACTCAGCACTTTCTTATTCATAATATATGCCTTGTAGATATTTGAAGCACGAGAGACATTAGAACAACGTGTTGTAGATGCAGCAGTGCCTGGGGATGTAATGTTGACAGAGAAACAAATTCAGACGATGTTCCAATGATTAGTGTTGAAGAAGATGTTGGTAAAGACTATTCTCACCTCATTAATCAGATCAACTTAGTAGTTCTCAGTTAACAATTTTTTCATGCAAGTGTAATTTTTTGAACTTGGATAACACAATTTGGTGCAGCAAAAGGGGAGCAAATTCTTTGGCGTGCTTCATTTTGAGGAGTTTATACGTCATCTTAGGCTTAAGGtgcattttataataaatttcttaTCTGAACATTGAGCTATTGCTACCCAGTctactttttttccttctttttggtagaaattcttttttatttaacttactGAGAAAGGGAATTGAACTTTAGAGTCGTAAAAACATACTACGTAGCCTGTGATAGTTTAATgctttgaataaaaattacaaatatttttttgtgcaGAGAAGATACATATACTAGGGTTATATAAATGATGAAAGCTATATTAGAAATCCCCTTGTCTTTCAAAGGGCAATACTTCTGTCTAAAAGTTTGTGAAACAAATACTAGTAATGATAGATGTCAATCTGAATAAACCAAGCATGAAGTCACACAGATTAATTGTTGATTGAAACTGTACGTTAACATTGGGCTAGGTCAATTGaagttgacaattttttttagctaTGTTCAATGGCCATCTTTGACATAAGCTAGCATCTATCTGATTCACATGTTACCTTAATGCCTTCTATACTCTACTAACccacaaatttaaaatgttttacgGAATCAGCTAAAGTAAGAGACTCACGGTTTTGGGTGGCGGCTATATTTGCATCGCTGGATGACTAGATAATCATTATATAGTGCTTcctgtaaaattaatttaattatatttaatataattaatatataattaatcttttatCATACAATCTTATTTCTTTTGGTTTCCTGTTCTATATGGTGCTTTTATATCAAAGTActgcattatttattttttaccccACTGAATGTTATAAAGAACAAATTAAGATAATGAGTATAAACTGCGTTATAATATATCTTATTCATGACATTGATCTGTGTTTCTTCACAATGAGAAAAGAAGACTCTTATTTAATGTTCGATTATGAAATAATACAATATTTTCATATGGATAGAAGAAATTAGAAACGGTTtccaatattttaaattttaaaaatagagttgAATTCATTAATGTTAGTTTTCCATTTCTTTTCTAGTTTGCATTTCATTCACATTGAAAAAATGCATTTCTCTCACAAattacaattaatatttttcatttgaagTAATGGCACCTTTATATTTCCTATCTATATCCATCTTAATTTTAGGTTTCCAACATTATGTATTTGGATTCCCTTGCTGGTGTTGGGCTCTCTTACTCCAAGAACACAAGCAAATATGCCACTTGGGATCTAGAAACGCGTCTGATACCCATGTTTTCCTCTTAAAGGTACTTCCAAGAGAAGATATTAGCTTTTGAAGGATATATATAAGAATAGGATCAAATTAACCCAATTAGTATATTACGCACCTATTAttctaatattatattttagatgTTTATATATACGCCAAACTTCATTGGTAtaagaatatttaataattatacatgAAGCATATGTAATAATTATACTTTGGTGGATGGTGGGCTTTTACTGGGTTGTCTCTGGTGGTGAAATTCTTCTACAAGATGCTCCACGTTTATACTGGTAAGCCTTTATTTAAACTGAATTTCAAGAATACtgtttgtatattattttgttaaccCTTTAACTCTTTAAGTCCATTGGTATGCATGTGCACGTTGAATTTTGACCAGAGTTTATAAAGTAAGTCTCATACGAGACATTAGGTTCAATTATATTTGCATTGTTATTGTCATTCATGaacgaaaaggaaaaaaaataataattctacaTCAGTTATTAGGAAAATCGATGTATAATGTTTTGCCATGGGGTAACATTCTACGACATTTCACGGCCATCGCCGATGTTGAATGTCGGACATTCTGCATCGGTTATTAcaacaaccgatgtagaaatctgGCATTTTAAGATGGGGTTGGAGACCAACCCGTCTTAAAATGGGCACATTCTACTTCGGTTCGACgccacaaccgatgtagaatggtcAAAATTCTAAGATGGGTGTGGCTAGAGACCCGACTTTGAACCAcgccattctaagacggttagtCAACTAATGTAGAAAGACGCGGGTGTTTCAACAACGCCGACTACGATGACGCATGATAACTGATGTAGAACGACATTTTTAACTGATGTAAAAAGGTAATTTTATAGTAGTGACAATAGTCATTAATCACATAAAACGTTATAAAAGcactagtaataaaaaaaacatgaaaagtaTATGAAAGACATTCGTACATGTGATGATGGTCACTAACAATCTCCAACAATGAATGTCGTGATCATAATGCAAACAGGAAAACGAAAAGTGCCCATAAATTATATTGAACAttaaagattaatatatataaaccttATCTAGTCAAATGACAGAAGATTTAGTTATATAAGAATTGtgtagtgtatatatataactaCATTATTCCATGATTGATGACTAGAATGAGCTACATCTTCGATATGTTTAGGTCACCGGTGTGCTTTGGATTGTACAAAAATGAATAAAGGTCAGAATGTTTTGCCTTCAAAACTAGGTACAAAGCACTTAGAGtgtttacaatttatataataGCCTTATTTCTATTATGTTCTATAGTTATGTACAAGAGCCAAACTTTGACATATAGTTGTAGTGGGAAAACATTTAAAATGGTGATCCCCACAAATatcccttaaaaaaaattgtttatcttCACAAAATAAAGGGCAAGATGGACATGATAGTTGAAAAAAAGAAGTTGCAACCACATAATTCTTGAGCAGTTTACCTTTTCTGGTCATAATTACTAATCGGGAGCTCTAAGAAAATTTCTATACCATTAATCCTTATTAGTACTTTATTTGAATGGGAATGTTGAAGCATGGATGAGATTAAACCTGAGAAGGAAGAACAGTACTACTCGTCCTCACTTATGTGTAAATGATAATCTTGAATGATCTTGCTAGATATGAATATTTTCTCTTAAGTTTCTATAAATTACAACTGCATTTTACATATATCAATATTGAAAATGGAGATGGTGCTTGCAAAGTATAGCCAAGTGAAAATGGAGATGTGAGGAAAATTATGAGGTGAGGAGAATTATATTTGAGAATATGTTAGTTGATTCGTCTGTCTTTAATTATTCCCATATTTTAAGTTTTCTATCACTAGAACATACTATCAATTCCTAAAGAGAAAATTTTCagctaataaatataaatattattgttcTTAGCtgaaattaaaagtttaaaaatcaattagaaaCTATTGGATAATTTGTTTGGTTCAGTGAGATAAagaaataagttacaaattctTCGACTCTATTTAGTACTATATAACATGTtaattgcaaaacaaaaaaaaataaagaattttaaatgaataaatcataTATAAGACATTAATTATGTGACCATGCATATCTAATAAAGAAGATTTAAATTGTAAGTTATTTTGGTATTGTCACGTTGTGATATCATACACTATTTTTAAGTATTCAATAGGCGTAATGAAGTTAGAATTTGTGACCTCTTCCATTAAGCTAATTCTAATGGGACAAATTTTATACGACTTACGTAATAAAGAAAACTAAGAAAACAATGGACAAAAGATTTGATTCAATTGGTTAACATGTTGGGGGTTAAGCTTCAATCAATTTCACTTAGAAAATCTAAAATGAGATTCCTTCAATTAGGGGGGCAGAGCCCAGAAGCCCTAGTAAGAGCCTCCACTACAACTAATTGAAGaataattatagttattttcacatctttttaattcctttaaatTAAACTCATCTTAAATGTCCACAACTCCAAAAATTTaagacaaaacatttacaaagttatttttctaataaaaataaattatgtgtttgatttaacttattataaagaataattatatttattttaataatttattacgagaaataaaaaaaacagtcattttctttttattaatcaaaacacattctaatttaaatatgaaCGGGAGAAGAAGAATAATAGAAGGCCTTCATTATTGAAGTGAAAGCCTAAGTCCCACACCAAGTGGTCCTGTATGCATATTTACACATGAGCAATTGAAAATAATAGCTACAACCGAAAACAATTCTTAACAAACTAATttcaattactatttttttaaaagctaaaaaatatattattaaacaaGAAGGTCATTGAAGCACAAGGTGTGCAAGCAATCACAAAGTCATTACAAAGCAAACAATTCTTTGCTGGCCTAATAATAGAACCGTAAAGACATGCCCAACAAATTACCCATCCCAAACAAATTGCTATACCcttatatatcatttaaatCCATTACAATGTGTAAACCATGTTGGACTTTTtaataaaccttataaaatatcgaatgagcaccaaaacacattacgtcagtttatcaagaggttttaagAAATATCTGGATCCATAGAGCTTGATCAACACGCAGCGGAATGCCATCGACCACACGCAAACTAGTGACAAAGTTTCACAACCATATCCTATAATTAGATGCCTCAAAACAAGCAATGAACTCCACAACCATGGTTGAAGAAGCTACAAGAGTCTGTTTAGCAGACTTCCAAGAGATAGTTCCTCCAgccaacatatatatgtatctaGAAGTGGAGCGTTTGATGTCTTGATATCCAGCAAAATCAAAGTCTGAGTACCCAATGATCTCCAAATTGTCAGACTTCTGATAAGCGAGAATGTAcccttttgttctcttcaaaTATTGCATTACACGTTTCATTGCCTTCCAATGCTGCAATCCAGGATTACTCAAGTATCTGCCCAGAACTCCTACAATAAATACTATGTCGGGACGAGTACAAACTTGAGCATACATCAGACTTCCTACTGCTGACACATAGGGAATCTCCTGCATCTCAGTTATTTCAAGGTCATTATTGGGGCATTGTTTGAGACTGAATTTGTCTCCTTTAGCTATTGGGGTATCTCCTAGTTTTCATGTCGAATCTATCaagtactttattgatatagCTCTCTTGTGACAACCTTAGGATACCTTAAGAGCGATCTCATAGTCTCTTAATACCTAACACAAAAGAAGCTTCCCTaagatctttcatttcaaaaaatttcGTTAGAAATCTCTTGGTCTTATGTAAGAATCATATATCTTTGCTAGCAAGCAGTATATCATCGACATATAAtaccaagaatatatatttactcCCACTAAAGTTATGATATACACAATCATCAACTACATTTGCCTCAAAACCATATGAGGTAATGACTTGATGGAACTTGTAATACCATTGACGGGAAGCCTGTTTGAGACCATAGATGGATTTCTTTAGTTTTCATACCATGGACTTTGAGTCACCTAACACAAATTTTTCTGGTTGCACCATATAAATCGTTTCTTCAATGTCGCCATTTAGAAACGCAGTCTTGACATCTATCTAATGTAGCTCTAAGTCAAAATGATCTACCAGTGCCATTATAGTTCTAAAAGAATCATTTGAAGATTCTAGAGAAAAGGTTTCTTTATAGTCAATGCCTTCCTTTTGAGTAAAGCCTTTAGCAACTAGACGAGTCTTATATCTCTCGATATTACCCTTTGAATCAttcttggttttaaatatccattcacaaccaataggtttcacacctttAGGAAATTCGACTAGATCCCAAACTTCATTGTCTTTGATAgacttcatctcatccttcatggcgtCAATCCATTTTTGAAAGTTAGAACTGCGCATAGCTTGACATAAGCTGATTGGATCATCCTCTGTTAAACCAACTCCATCctcatgttcttggagaaatataaCATAATCATTTGAGATTGCACTTCTCCTTTATCTAATGGATCTCCTTAATGGAACTTCTTGAGGTTGTTGAGGTTGCTCTAAAGGTATTTGAGGGAGAACCTCATTGTTGTTTTGTTCTGGAACAATATCAATAGTTTGAACATTATCTTATATTACTGGAGTTGTATCTTGAACAATAATAGGTACGAGGACTTGATCACTGTAAATAACaggttcttcctcaaagacaacattccttatgttctcttccttcccaaacacaacttcctcaagaaatctCACATTTCTTGTCTTGAAAAAGGATCTTAAGGTgggattgtaaaatttatagctCCGAGAGTGTTCaacatagccaacaaaatagcAGCTAATTGTTCTTGAGTCCAACTTTCTTTCATGTGGCCTATAAGGTTGTGCCTCAACTGGACAACCCCAAATGTGCAAATGTTAAATACTTAGCCTTTTACCAGTCCAAAGTTCATAAGGGGTTTTGTTAACTGCTTTACTTGGCATCCTATTAAGGATGTAAATTGTGGTCTTTAAGGCTTCTCCCCAAAGTGACTTTggcaaagaagaatgactaatcatacttctcaccatatccttaagggtTTGGTTTCTCGTTCTGCTacaccattcatgctaggtTTGCCCGACATAGTGTATTGAGGAACAATTCCACACTCtttgaggaaaagaaaaaaaggtctTGGACATTGTTCTCCTGATCCATCATATCTGCCATAGTACTCACCACCACGGTCAAATTTGACATACctaattttctttccaagttgaagttcaactttAGCCTGAAAGTCTTAAAAATGTCTAGGGATTGGGACTTCTCATGTATCAAATATAGGTAACCGTATCTAGAGTAGTCATCTATGAACGTAATGAAATATTGTTGTCCATTCCAAAAGTTGTAGGAAAAGGACCACAAATGTCTGTATGCACTAGTTATAAGACGTCGTTAACTCTTTTGGCACCTAATTTTCTTATGTTTGTTCGTTTTCCCTTTATGCATTCAACACAGACCTAAAAGTCCAATAAATCCAAAGGGTCAGGAATTTCATCCAACACAAGTCTCTGAATTCTCTGTTTAGAGATATGGCCCAAATGTTTATGCCATAAGGTGGCTGAATTCTCATTCAACTTTCATTTTGTACCATGTGAACTTATTTGTagtatttcattataggaactaacaacatcaagcatgtaaaaattatcaattaaagaaccagaaccaaccatatttgaattttgaaagagactaactttattatttccaaaggaacaagaaaatccaaatttgtccaaactagaaatagaaattaaattctgtctaaaagacggtacaaaaaaaagtctcaaataaatccaaataaaatccagATTTTAACTATAATCTAAAAGTTCCAATAGCTTCCACTGCAACCTTCTTGCCATCACCCACATAGATGAacctttcatcatcacttggcAGTTGGCTCCATAGGCAACCCTGCATAGTCATACTTATGTGAGTAGTAGCACCATAATCTACCCACCAAGTATCTTTAGGTACAAAAGCCAAATTAACTTCAGAACAAACTAGATTAAGAAATTTGTCTTTCTTCACACTCTTGCTTCATGTGTCCTGACTTCCTGCAAAACTAACAGGTAAATTCCTCAtccttcttttgtttcttttgttgagAAGTTCCTTCCGTAGGACCTTtagtcttcttccttttcttattctgaGAGGTCGAAGTCAAGTGAGCACTTTCAGTCCTATCTCTCTCCAGCCTCTCCTCCTCTTACACACAGTGAGATATAAGCTCATTGAGAGACCATTTGTCTTTTTGAGTGTTAtagctcactttgaattgcccaaaGTGTGCAGGAAGCGAGATCAAAACCAAGTGCACGAGCAGGTCTTCACCATGCTCCAACTTAAGTGACTTGAGTTTCGATGCAAGATTGGACATCTCCATAATATTGTCCCTTATGTTCCCTTTGCCTTTATACTTCATGGAGATGAGTTTAGCCAAAAGGTTACTCGTCTCCgctttttcatttttggaaaAGTATTGCTCAATTTCCTCAAGGAATTTTTTTGCACTTTGACCCTCAGAAATAGATCCCCGAAATGCCTCTGGAATAGAGCGCTTCATGATCATAAGGCACATTCGATTGGACTGATCCCACTTCTCAAATTTTACCACAATAGAGGTTTCCAGAGTGGAAATGGGTCGTTCCATCCTCAATGCCAAGTCCAAATCCATACAACCAAGAATAATTTCAACGGCTTCCTTCCAGACCTTAAAATTTGTCCCATTGAGCATTGGGATAGAATTCACTTGGGCAGTAACATTTGCAgcgatgatgcaatcctccctaggaagggaccaatcactagaaccatgagcaagaggctccaagaagattgggctagagctgctgaagaaggccctagggttctcatgaaccttagggtagatttctgagcccatgggccaaggttgggtccaattatctttgtacatattagactaggatgtcattatatttggtccttgtatatagggctccatattgtaggtagggtaccctagaaatataggatttttcagcccttgtatttttgggcacctagactagtttttgtattaggggtagttttgtaatttcacatgcactaagtggatatttgatgtgtgtgattggaaataaatttaattgaattggtagaagcccaatccaattaaattttagagggggaggtgagcatttgcttactacaccccattgccacatcatatagtcacactttgtgcatgtccttcatgcttttcatgcctcatgacacctaagcacacttagtggagaatcttgtaattgatcttggattagtgggctgaaccataactaaaattcactaatcataattagtgaaattttggctccaaagtttggctccacaaattcaatttcaaattcaagtgaaatttgaatttccctccaattttgtgtgacacttaggctataaatagaggtcatgtgtgtgtatttttttcaactttgatcatttgaatattaacttcagatttcagagctccttttgagcacaaaatttcgtgctcttctctccctctcccttcattcatctccttcttcctccaagctcttatccatggcctcctatggtggtgagcttcttctagactcatcttctccttgaagtggcgtctcctctctctcttccttctccattccgctgccatttatcttccaagaagcaaaggaatccattgatgaagaagatcctaggcctacaagctccaatggagcttgcatcatgtggtatcagagcatcttcatctaggtgatgttcttttgcttcctctatctttttgttcggtgaattctctttaattccttgttcttcatcttattctccatgtatatcctccattgtcttgtggtttggtgctgtttagagtagattcaaaaaaaaataaaccgattaaatcttagatctacacttgttcttgcatttctatggttcaaattttgtagatctactcttgaatcttgtttttgtgttgattttaggttctatcatttttcattcataatattcttgtgctgaacctttagatctaaattttgttccaaaatattgattagaaaaaaaaaacacaaaaatctaagtgtaaatcacttaatccatgttgtcttagagtcatgtttagtcatagtaattgtcacattatgctctaagtttgtgttgaatttttattttgttttttgaattctagatacatttttttcatgtattcttgtcattcttagcctatcttttgaattttgagtctaattcatgcatgttatttagttcataacatgttctaaatcaattcctagaagtagtcttgttgttgaactcttttttgttttctaagattcctacatgatgcctatgatgaagttgagatgtggtgttgagttgtggctggatttgtgaatcaaataagtcttaagctctcttgaattgtgttattcaagataattgagcataagcaaacacaaattgtaactatccaagccttaagcaacataaacactactattgatttctaggttgaaatcgctggtgcaggcagcttgaacatacaaaagtgtataaattactgggaattggtcactacgttttttgagctgaaacttttactgaattttttagacatctggaccaaaattataaaaaaagaaccaagcgatttggattaaaggaaaaataaagaaaaatctcacaagttggcagaaaaatcaatgtccaggaaaaaaaaaaagtgaaaggaaagtgtgcttgttgttttggctcaaaatttgttctataattggtgcctattttataccaatcctagttctgaaatttcaattgaaaattattgtgaaaacaagtgccaaaactagaggtttcttgagtcctttttttagagtttttctactctactctagagccattctaggtttctctttgagtcctagcttgcttttttgtgctttccattgctttaattgttgaataatccttgtaaatttgtcttgttaaaaatctattggtttagctttcatttcattttttttgtctttggttattgcttgtctctttgtttccttgcttgtgagttgccatataggggattggaaaggaggattggtgccatatcttgaagaatttgagtcaagaagcaaggggccaaccaccttaagagctattggactaagaagcactccaaattgagtgaaacactaaagagagaatagccaccacaattgaggacttttttctttgtaattttgtaattggcaatttgctttgctttcaaattttgtaacaaaaaggcctttcattggaagtaagttgggagcctccgctaggtcaccctacttccatttgtgtgtaataattttaggcaattttcccttaggatagtgagtgttttgttgggaaccttaaatgaggtcatccaaacactcttaggatccgcctagtttgcatttcttgcactttaatttcttgcttactttcatagcttatttcctttaccctccattgtcaaaccacctagatagcttgccttttaccaattagtttttaccttatctttcacacctcttttagtgtttattttggctagtttcaaccatagtttcttttacctttttttcaaacccccaacaagaaagaaccataacttaggaaccaacatgagtcttcattcttcatctagtgttaatggtgagggttctactcctaaggaccccttgtataagatattagatgagttgagatcccttaagttgtggaaagaaaaacaagagagaaaagaaaaaggtaaaaaaagagtggaagaaataagtcaagatgaaagagagaaaataagagaggaagaaagaagaaaaataatgaaagaaatgaaaagagaaaaacatgcctcctatagtagtcatgactcttgcaagagtttaagtgaagaacttagcgactattatagagggcgtcatagttcacatactaaacatcactcccaaagaagagaaaaggatagaaggcctcaagaggttaacattagcctcccatatttccacggaaaagataatgttgaggcctacttagattgggaaatgaaggttgaacaactctttgcttgccatcatattagcgaagagagaaaagttccattgggtacccttagctttcaagggtatgccctctattggtggacttcccttgttaaagaacgaaggattcatgaggatcctccagtagagtattggaatgatcttaagagtgcccttaggaagaggcacattccctcctactatgaaaaggagcttatggacaagctccaaaggcttagacaagggagtatgagtgttgaagaatatagacaacaaatggaactactccttttaagagctggacttagggaggaggaaagaacaagcatagctaggttccttagtgggctcaatatggaagtgagggacaaggttgaactccttccatatagggacctagatgagctagtccaactttgtataagagtggagcaacaacttaaaagaaagccttcttcaaaatcttatggctctcactcttatccaaggaaggaccaa is a window from the Glycine max cultivar Williams 82 chromosome 2, Glycine_max_v4.0, whole genome shotgun sequence genome containing:
- the LOC113000683 gene encoding uncharacterized protein, which codes for MLNGTNFKVWKEAVEIILGCMDLDLALRMERPISTLETSIVVKFEKWDQSNRMCLMIMKRSIPEAFRGSISEGQSAKKFLEEIEQYFSKNEKAETSNLLAKLISMKYKGKGNIRDNIMEMSNLASKLKSLKLEHGEDLLVHLVLISLPAHFGQFKVSYNTQKDKWSLNELISHCV
- the LOC121174254 gene encoding secreted RxLR effector protein 161-like, which gives rise to MQEIPYVSAVGSLMYAQVCTRPDIVFIVGVLGRYLSNPGLQHWKAMKRVMQYLKRTKGYILAYQKSDNLEIIGYSDFDFAGYQDIKRSTSRYIYMLAGGTISWKSAKQTLVASSTMVVEFIACFEASNYRIWL